One Apis mellifera strain DH4 linkage group LG15 unlocalized genomic scaffold, Amel_HAv3.1 GroupUN_210_associated_to_Group15, whole genome shotgun sequence DNA segment encodes these proteins:
- the LOC102653572 gene encoding uncharacterized protein LOC102653572 has translation MNSQRKHLWHVIFYCFKEGDSENDTADICIVYRNGAITITTIHNWFKRYKAGNFDLKNERTYGRSAMTNTDLIKAMLAENPRYSVQEIVDAINISRKTVDNHVTTAIDENRLYEIKSLCAISFFRDMKEIKYCNQLDKLKTAIVEKWPELANRRDHDNTKPPIE, from the exons ATGAATAGCCAAAGGAAGCATTTGTGgcatgttatattttattgctttaAAGAGGGTGATAGTGAAAATGATACTGCAGATATTTGTATTGTTTATAGGAACGGTGCTATAACTATTACGACCATCCATAATTGGTTTAAGAGATATAAAGCTGGCAATTTTGacttaaaaaatgaaagaaccTACGGCCGCTCAGCAATGACAAATACGGATCTTATCAAGGCCATGCTCGCTGAAAATCCGCGATATAGTGTGCAAGAGATAGTGGATGCCATTAACATTTCCAGGAAAACGGTAGATAATCACGTAACCACAGCTATTGATGAAAACCGACTTTATGAAATAAAGTCTCTATGTGCAATTTCCTTCTTCAGAGACATGAAAGAgat aaaatattgcaatcaacttgataaattgaaaaccgCCATAGTAGAAAAATGGCCAGAATTGGCAAATCGACGAGATCACGACAATACAAAACCACCTATTGagt